A single region of the Procambarus clarkii isolate CNS0578487 chromosome 81, FALCON_Pclarkii_2.0, whole genome shotgun sequence genome encodes:
- the LOC123773184 gene encoding uncharacterized protein, whose translation MSHHLPDEDEDIRVSDINVPPIPDYYEREHAQDLTNQFLKATKSAIKRQRRDAKTGEGVGARAKDSASSDGGVTVAPVGNLNASQIPGVGSPDLSLRGAVPPPYHVDKRCGRPLVAPPYDAKSLDGHVGIAKEGQYPWHVAILTTKLRYLCAGVVIADRHVLTVAHCVHHLYPHDIVVRVGDFDLSSFAEHHRAYDVAVRKIIHHSDYTRKTLNADISVVELEYPVLHLPNVVKVCLPAATYSDHKECYVPSWGFVQPDEGGSERYRKFSHTLKDARFVTIEGSECQRRLRDVKYFGSFFKLLPGFLCGKGIHTDTCHGDGGSGLVCQNSAGDFVLHGLVSWSMECGHGLPIVFVDIKYYLQFILYTTGSLASDGLYSHEGPHIPYDGGKRPPPSRPFDHLGPSDYPGGDKGYPPRFDRDYETAGDRYEHYNDDGYLATGFRRDDDYLAFDYRNDYNRKDDGYLASGYLKDDGYLASGFNRGDSYFASDYRKDDHYRKEDGYLSDYRKDDPYRKEDGYLSDYRKDDPYRKEDGYLSDYRKDDPYRKEDGYLSDYRKEDPYRKEDPYRKEDPYRKEDPYRKEDPYRKEDPYRKEDPYRKEDPYRKEDPYRKEDPYRKEDPYRKEDPYRKEDPYRKEDGYLTTDYRKDHHYREEDGYFTSDYRKEDGYLQSGYRKDGYLEPGYLKENGYLSSGFKRDDGYLTSDYRKDNHYRKDAHYRKEDGYLQSGFRRDNSYPPSGLRKEDGYLQTG comes from the exons ATGTCCCACCACCTCCCAGACGAAGATGAAGATATAAGAGTATCTGACATTAACGTTCCTCCTATACCGGACTACTATGAAA GAGAACACGCTCAAGATCTAACAAACCAGTTTCTCAAAGCAACAAAGTCTGCCATTAAGAGACAAAGGAGAGATGCCAAAACCG GGGAAGGTGTTGGTGCTCGTGCCAAAGACTCTGCTTCGTCTGACGGCG GGGTCACAGTGGCACCAGTAGGGAACCTCAACGCATCGCAGATCCCAGGGGTCGGCTCTCCAGACCTCTCCCTCCGCGGCGCAGTTCCTCCGCCATATCAT GTAGACAAGAGGTGCGGGAGGCCCCTCGTGGCGCCTCCGTATGATGCGAAATCCTTGGATGGCCATGTCGGCATTGCGAAAGAGGGCCAATACCCTTGGCAT GTTGCAATTTTGACAACGAAACTGAGGTACCTATGTGCAGGCGTGGTCATCGCAGACAGACATGTCCTCACTGTTGCTCACTGCGTCCATCAT CTGTATCCACACGATATTGTTGTTCGTGTTGGAGACTTCGATCTGTCGTCCTTCGCAGAGCACCACAGAGCCTACGACGTCGCTGTCCGCAAGATTATCCATCACTCTG ACTACACGAGGAAGACGCTGAATGCAGACATCTCCGTAGTGGAGCTGGAATACCCGGTGCTGCACCTGCCCAACGTGGTGAAGGTCTGCCTGCCGGCGGCAACTTACTCGGATCATAAAGAATGTTACGTCCCATCTTGGGGCTTCGTTCAACCGGACGAG GGTGGTTCAGAAAGGTACAGGAAGTTTAGTCATACTCTGAAGGACGCTCGGTTTGTCACCATAGAGGGTTCAGAGTGCCAGAGACGGTTAAGAGATGTCAAATACTTCGGATCATTTTTCAAGCTGCTCCCAGGCTTCCTCTGCGGCAAGGGTATCCACACAGACACCTGCCAT GGCGACGGAGGAAGCGGTCTGGTGTGTCAGAACTCGGCGGGAGACTTTGTACTTCACG GGTTGGTATCGTGGAGTATGGAGTGCGGTCACGGGCTGCCAATTGTGTTCGTCGACATAAAGTATTACCTTCAGTTCATCCTGTACACCACCGGCTCTCTTGCGTCTGATGGCCTCTACTCGCACGAAGGTCCTCACATTCCCTATGATGGAGGAAAACGCCCTCCCCCCAGCAGACCCTTCGACCACCTCGGGCCGTCAGACTATCCCGGCGGCGACAAAGGTTATCCTCCCCGGTTTGACCGTGACTACGAGACGGCTGGTGATCGGTACGAGCATTATAACGATGATGGCTATTTGGCGACTGGCTTCAGGAGGGATGATGACTACTTGGCGTTTGACTATCGGAATGATTACAATCGGAAGGACGATGGCTACTTGGCGTCTGGCTATCTGAAGGATGATGGTTACTTGGCATCTGGCTTCAATAGGGGTGATAGTTACTTTGCCTCAGACTACCGAAAGGATGACCACTACCGGAAGGAGGATGGCTACTTATCAGACTACCGGAAGGATGACCCCTACCGGAAGGAGGATGGCTACTTATCAGACTACCGGAAGGATGACCCCTACCGGAAGGAGGATGGATACTTATCAGACTACCGGAAGGATGACCCCTACCGGAAGGAGGATGGCTACTTATCAGACTACCGGAAGGAGGACCCCTACCGGAAGGAGGACCCCTACCGGAAGGAGGACCCCTACCGGAAGGAGGACCCCTACCGGAAGGAGGACCCCTACCGGAAGGAGGACCCCTACCGGAAGGAGGACCCCTACCGGAAGGAGGACCCCTACCGGAAGGAGGACCCCTACCGGAAGGAGGACCCCTACCGGAAGGAGGACCCCTACCGGAAGGAGGACCCCTACCGGAAGGAGGACCCTTACCGGAAGGAGGATGGCTACTTGACCACAGACTACCGGAAGGATCACCACTATCGGGAGGAGGATGGTTACTTCACCTCAGACTACCGGAAGGAGGATGGTTATCTGCAGTCTGGCTACAGGAAGGATGGTTACCTGGAGCCTGGCTATCTAAAGGAAAATGGCTACTTGTCATCTGGCTTCAAGAGGGATGATGGCTACTTGACTTCAGACTACCGGAAGGATAACCACTACCGGAAGGATGCCCACTACAGGAAGGAGGATGGCTACTTGCAGAGTGGCTTCAGGAGGGATAATTCCTATCCGCCGTCTGGCCTCAGGAAAGAGGATGGTTACTTGCAGACTGGTTAA